From one uncultured Erythrobacter sp. genomic stretch:
- a CDS encoding serine hydrolase domain-containing protein — protein MIKAIAGAALMLLPVSVAAQEPALFAPNCAAIATFLDRAVKEGRTVGASALVWHDGAEACFATAGDADREAAHPIARDTLFQIYSMTKPVTGTALMQLWERGKFGLDDPLEWHLPEYAALKVADGTNPDGSPILRDPRRKVTVRDVLRHTAGFTYGPEGPPQNAADRVWAELQPLSSTNTLAEFSQKMAQAPLLFDPGTHWNYSAGVDVQARLVEVLSGQPFAEYVAQHIFQPLGMTDSGWKRTAADRPRLARIYEGENGALAPWPDDRLLNANFMGQPMTMGGSGIVTTVDDYMTFARMLLGEGTLNGVRILKPSTIRLMASDQLDPRIAPANRSWLVGKGGGGFGFNVFVRTARPATPDENRGSVGEFYWDGYPSMLFWVDPAQNMAVVFATQKLPFDSDLHRDVRVAVYGADYTGPPGD, from the coding sequence ATGATCAAGGCAATCGCAGGGGCGGCATTGATGCTGCTCCCGGTGTCCGTGGCCGCACAGGAGCCTGCCCTGTTTGCACCCAATTGCGCCGCCATTGCCACCTTCCTTGATCGCGCTGTGAAAGAGGGCCGCACCGTGGGCGCTTCAGCGCTGGTTTGGCACGACGGGGCCGAAGCCTGCTTTGCTACCGCCGGCGATGCTGACCGTGAGGCAGCCCACCCCATCGCCCGCGACACGCTGTTCCAGATCTATTCGATGACCAAGCCGGTGACCGGCACCGCGCTGATGCAGTTGTGGGAGCGGGGCAAGTTTGGGCTCGACGATCCGCTCGAATGGCACCTGCCCGAATATGCCGCGCTCAAGGTGGCCGATGGGACGAACCCCGATGGCTCGCCGATCTTACGCGATCCGCGCCGCAAGGTGACAGTGCGCGATGTGCTGCGCCACACGGCAGGGTTCACCTATGGCCCCGAAGGCCCGCCGCAGAACGCTGCCGACCGGGTGTGGGCCGAGCTTCAGCCGCTGTCCTCCACCAACACGCTGGCGGAATTCTCGCAGAAAATGGCGCAGGCGCCGCTGTTGTTCGACCCCGGCACGCACTGGAATTACAGCGCGGGCGTGGATGTGCAGGCGCGGCTGGTCGAGGTGCTGTCGGGCCAGCCCTTCGCTGAATATGTCGCGCAGCATATCTTCCAGCCGCTCGGCATGACGGACAGCGGGTGGAAACGCACCGCCGCCGACCGGCCGCGCCTCGCCCGGATCTATGAAGGCGAGAATGGCGCGCTGGCGCCGTGGCCGGATGACAGGCTGCTCAATGCCAACTTCATGGGCCAGCCGATGACAATGGGCGGATCGGGGATCGTAACCACCGTCGATGATTACATGACCTTCGCGCGGATGCTGCTGGGCGAAGGGACGCTGAACGGGGTGCGCATCCTCAAGCCCTCGACCATCCGGCTGATGGCGAGCGACCAGCTCGATCCGCGCATTGCGCCCGCGAACCGTTCATGGCTGGTGGGCAAGGGCGGCGGCGGGTTCGGCTTCAATGTCTTCGTACGCACGGCGCGCCCTGCGACGCCGGATGAGAACCGCGGCAGTGTCGGCGAGTTCTATTGGGACGGTTATCCTTCGATGCTGTTCTGGGTCGATCCAGCGCAGAATATGGCGGTGGTCTTCGCAACGCAGAAGCTGCCGTTCGATAGTGATCTGCACCGCGATGTCCGGGTGGCGGTTTACGGCGCGGATTATACCGGGCCTCCGGGCGACTAG
- the purU gene encoding formyltetrahydrofolate deformylase, with translation MAQPLILTLACPDRPGITARVTGFLFERNCNILDAQQFNDRARNGGGDRFFMRVVFDPDGSTAEGLRADFTALAAEFAMNWKMATEDRPRRTIILVSKFDHCLVDLLYRWRTGELPIDPVAIVSNHPREAAIRVDIGDIPFHHIPVTPETKPEAEAAFRALADKTDAELIVLARYMQVFSDEQSAHFAGRCINIHHSFLPGFKGARPYHQAHERGVKIIGATAHFVTADLDEGPIIHQDVERITHADSPEDLVRKGRDIERRVLAEAVRLFSQERVLMNGTRTVVFRG, from the coding sequence ATGGCGCAACCCCTGATCCTCACCCTCGCCTGTCCCGACCGGCCCGGCATCACCGCGCGGGTCACGGGGTTTCTGTTCGAGCGCAATTGCAACATCCTTGATGCGCAACAATTCAATGATCGCGCGCGGAACGGCGGCGGCGACCGCTTCTTCATGCGCGTGGTGTTCGACCCCGACGGCTCGACCGCCGAGGGACTGCGCGCCGATTTCACCGCGCTGGCGGCGGAATTCGCGATGAACTGGAAGATGGCGACGGAAGACCGCCCGCGCCGCACCATTATCCTTGTCAGCAAGTTCGATCACTGCCTCGTCGATCTCCTCTACCGCTGGCGCACGGGCGAGTTGCCGATTGATCCAGTGGCGATCGTCTCCAACCACCCGCGCGAGGCCGCGATCCGGGTGGATATCGGCGATATCCCGTTTCACCACATCCCGGTGACCCCCGAGACCAAGCCCGAGGCCGAGGCGGCGTTCCGCGCGCTGGCGGATAAAACGGACGCCGAGTTGATCGTGCTCGCGCGCTATATGCAGGTGTTCTCGGACGAGCAGTCCGCCCATTTCGCCGGGCGCTGCATCAACATCCACCACTCCTTCCTGCCCGGTTTCAAGGGCGCGCGGCCCTATCACCAGGCGCACGAACGCGGCGTGAAGATCATCGGCGCCACCGCGCACTTCGTCACCGCCGACTTGGACGAAGGCCCGATCATCCACCAGGATGTCGAGCGGATCACCCATGCCGACAGCCCCGAAGACCTCGTGCGAAAGGGCCGCGATATCGAACGCCGGGTGCTCGCCGAAGCGGTGCGGCTGTTTTCGCAGGAACGTGTATTGATGAACGGCACACGGACGGTGGTGTTCAGAGGCTAA
- a CDS encoding nitronate monooxygenase: MTTYPHTAALMKRGTDFLGCETAIMCGAMSWVSERNLVAAISNAGGFGVIACGAMTPDILDREIAATKALTTKPFGVNLITMHPGLFDLIAVCRKHGVTHVVLAGGIPPKGSVEAIKESGAKVICFAPTLALAKKLLRSGADAMVIEGMEAGGHIGPVSTSVLAQEILPELAADHLIFVAGGIGRGEAIASYLEMGAAGVQLGTRFACATESIAHPAFKKAFFRASAREAVASVQVDPRLPVIPVRALKNKGTEEFTAKQREVAALLDAGEVDMGEAQLQIEHFWAGALRRAVIDGDVENGSVMAGQSVGMVTKEEPAADIIAELMSQCEAALAR; the protein is encoded by the coding sequence ATGACAACCTATCCCCACACCGCCGCTCTGATGAAGCGCGGCACCGACTTCCTCGGCTGCGAGACCGCGATCATGTGCGGCGCGATGAGCTGGGTGAGCGAGCGCAACCTTGTCGCCGCGATTTCCAACGCGGGCGGGTTCGGCGTGATCGCCTGCGGGGCGATGACGCCCGACATCCTCGACCGCGAGATTGCCGCAACCAAGGCGCTGACGACCAAGCCCTTCGGCGTCAACCTCATCACAATGCACCCGGGTCTGTTCGATCTGATCGCCGTGTGCCGCAAGCATGGCGTGACCCATGTGGTGCTGGCAGGCGGCATCCCGCCCAAAGGCTCTGTCGAGGCGATCAAGGAGAGCGGCGCGAAAGTGATCTGCTTCGCCCCCACGCTGGCGCTCGCCAAGAAGCTGCTGCGTTCTGGTGCGGATGCGATGGTGATTGAGGGGATGGAGGCAGGCGGCCATATCGGCCCGGTCTCCACCAGCGTGCTGGCGCAGGAAATCCTGCCCGAACTCGCCGCCGACCACCTGATCTTCGTCGCCGGCGGCATTGGCCGCGGCGAGGCAATTGCCAGCTATCTCGAAATGGGCGCAGCGGGCGTGCAACTCGGCACCCGGTTCGCCTGCGCGACCGAGAGCATCGCCCACCCTGCCTTCAAGAAGGCCTTTTTCCGCGCCTCGGCCCGCGAGGCGGTCGCCAGCGTGCAGGTCGATCCGCGCTTGCCGGTGATCCCCGTCCGCGCGCTGAAGAACAAGGGCACCGAGGAATTCACCGCCAAGCAGCGCGAAGTCGCCGCGCTGCTGGACGCGGGCGAAGTCGACATGGGTGAAGCGCAGCTCCAGATCGAACATTTCTGGGCAGGCGCCCTGCGCCGCGCGGTGATCGATGGCGATGTCGAGAATGGCAGCGTCATGGCCGGGCAATCGGTCGGCATGGTCACCAAGGAAGAACCGGCCGCTGACATCATCGCCGAGCTGATGAGCCAGTGCGAGGCGGCGCTCGCGCGGTAA
- the purT gene encoding formate-dependent phosphoribosylglycinamide formyltransferase, whose translation MSHIATILLLGSGELGREFVIAAKRLGARVIACDSYDNAPAMQLADAREVFSMLDGAALRAAAEKHRPDLIVPEIEAIRTEVLADLEAEGFTIVPSARAAQLTMNRDAIRDLAAGELGLVTSQYGYAESFAEAREVAARIGYPLVMKPVMSSSGKGQSKVDTPEALEAAWDYAVANMRGDRARVIAEQFIAFDYEITLLTVRHAGGISFCPPIGHRQERGDYRESWQPAAMSSAALAAAQDMAAKVVAALQGGGRGWGLYGVEFFVKGEEVIFSELSPRPHDTGMVTLASQDLNEFDLHARAILGLPVPAAITARPAASAVILADRDCDDFGFEGLADALALSPDVDVRIFGKPVTRPYRRMGVALARAADALTAVALAKQAAAAVRIVYSPEAD comes from the coding sequence ATGAGCCACATTGCCACCATCCTGCTGCTCGGTTCGGGCGAGTTGGGCCGCGAATTCGTGATTGCCGCCAAGCGCCTCGGTGCGCGGGTGATTGCCTGTGACAGCTATGACAATGCTCCTGCGATGCAGCTGGCAGACGCGCGCGAGGTGTTCTCCATGCTCGATGGCGCGGCGCTGCGAGCGGCAGCGGAGAAGCACCGGCCCGATCTGATCGTCCCCGAAATCGAAGCGATCCGCACCGAGGTGCTCGCCGATCTGGAGGCCGAGGGGTTCACCATCGTCCCCTCCGCCCGCGCGGCGCAGCTGACCATGAACCGCGATGCGATCCGCGATCTGGCCGCGGGCGAGCTGGGCCTCGTGACCTCGCAATACGGCTATGCCGAAAGCTTCGCCGAAGCGCGCGAAGTGGCGGCGCGGATCGGCTATCCGCTGGTGATGAAGCCCGTGATGTCGTCATCGGGCAAGGGCCAGAGCAAGGTCGACACGCCCGAAGCGCTGGAAGCCGCCTGGGACTATGCCGTCGCCAATATGCGCGGCGACCGGGCGCGGGTGATTGCCGAGCAATTCATCGCCTTCGATTACGAGATCACTCTGCTGACCGTGCGCCACGCAGGCGGCATCAGCTTCTGCCCGCCGATCGGCCACCGGCAGGAACGCGGCGATTACCGCGAAAGCTGGCAGCCCGCCGCCATGTCGTCTGCCGCGCTGGCCGCCGCGCAGGATATGGCCGCTAAGGTTGTCGCAGCGCTACAAGGCGGCGGACGCGGCTGGGGGCTGTATGGCGTCGAGTTCTTCGTAAAAGGCGAGGAGGTGATCTTCTCCGAGCTGTCCCCGCGTCCGCACGATACCGGGATGGTGACGCTGGCCTCGCAGGATTTGAACGAGTTCGATCTGCACGCCCGCGCGATCCTCGGCCTGCCCGTGCCCGCCGCGATCACCGCGCGCCCCGCCGCCTCAGCCGTGATCCTCGCTGACCGTGATTGCGATGACTTCGGCTTCGAGGGGCTGGCCGATGCGCTCGCCCTTTCGCCCGATGTGGACGTGCGGATCTTCGGCAAACCTGTCACCCGGCCCTACCGCCGGATGGGCGTGGCGCTCGCTCGTGCCGCTGATGCGCTCACCGCCGTCGCCCTCGCCAAGCAAGCCGCCGCAGCCGTGCGGATTGTCTATTCCCCCGAAGCCGACTAG
- a CDS encoding diguanylate cyclase, whose translation MKIGLSDVEGHVLHGLLEETSGDIVIRLDRHGFIIHASANIAELGLDLSGALLLPHITDLADRNHAAFLGEHVNAALAGRTQTGWTEFPVIACAERDTCREAHCQRWYALSLRPMCDNTGTPDGAMCLMRSVQQVRSLEGELHARAVTDPLTGLANRQAFCASLRRHLAKGGGQMIAVFAVDAMRALLMRYGQRTADEVLWGFAKFLETMALLGHELAQLDGERFAVLLPEMTSRGAREWAEDVVTTFAGLAAPVSAKAPQLTASAGIARVECTVDWTLREAELGLVLARAGGGGKVAVAGYRRAA comes from the coding sequence ATGAAAATTGGTTTGAGTGACGTCGAAGGCCACGTCTTGCATGGCCTGCTTGAGGAAACCTCCGGCGATATTGTGATCCGGCTCGACCGGCACGGATTCATCATTCACGCATCGGCCAATATTGCCGAACTGGGGCTCGATTTATCGGGCGCCTTGCTGCTGCCGCACATCACTGACCTGGCTGATCGCAATCATGCCGCTTTTCTGGGCGAGCATGTCAACGCGGCGCTCGCTGGACGCACGCAGACGGGCTGGACCGAATTTCCCGTGATCGCCTGCGCTGAACGCGACACCTGCCGGGAAGCGCATTGCCAGCGCTGGTACGCGCTCAGCCTCAGGCCGATGTGCGACAACACCGGCACGCCTGATGGTGCAATGTGCCTGATGCGATCAGTCCAGCAGGTGCGCAGTCTCGAGGGCGAATTGCACGCCCGCGCGGTCACCGATCCGCTGACGGGTCTCGCCAATCGGCAGGCGTTCTGCGCCAGCTTGCGGCGGCACCTCGCCAAAGGCGGCGGGCAGATGATCGCGGTCTTTGCAGTCGATGCAATGCGCGCGCTGCTGATGCGCTATGGCCAGCGCACGGCGGACGAAGTGCTGTGGGGCTTTGCCAAGTTCCTCGAGACGATGGCACTTCTGGGGCATGAACTGGCGCAGCTGGATGGCGAGCGCTTTGCGGTGCTGCTGCCCGAAATGACCTCACGCGGCGCGCGCGAATGGGCCGAGGATGTGGTCACCACCTTCGCCGGCCTCGCCGCTCCCGTCTCAGCCAAGGCGCCGCAATTGACCGCAAGCGCAGGCATTGCGCGGGTGGAGTGCACGGTCGACTGGACCTTGCGGGAGGCGGAACTCGGCCTCGTACTGGCGCGCGCCGGTGGCGGTGGGAAGGTGGCAGTGGCAGGGTATCGGCGGGCGGCTTAA
- a CDS encoding helix-turn-helix domain-containing protein translates to MAIKAHLDSVAAGDSQRAAPRRDLRLSASGLAPDGEEANVTIHNISAAGLLIETALDLAAGEQLALDLPEAGIVTAAVVWRSERLYGCAFEQAISSAALAAAQLQGFAPGVPNQPRPAAPATQSSEALGPRLNRLRREAGLTLAEVATALGVSKPTVWAWEKGKARPLPERLEAIAAALGVAPDMLAPGPGSDGEIGAVIAECRERIATACGTSPQSVRIMIEL, encoded by the coding sequence ATGGCCATCAAGGCCCATCTCGATTCAGTGGCGGCGGGCGATAGCCAGCGCGCCGCCCCTCGCCGTGACTTACGGCTATCGGCCAGCGGGCTCGCCCCCGATGGCGAGGAAGCCAACGTCACCATCCACAATATCTCGGCCGCCGGGCTGCTGATTGAAACCGCGCTCGATCTGGCGGCGGGCGAGCAGTTGGCGCTCGATCTGCCTGAGGCGGGAATCGTCACGGCGGCAGTGGTGTGGCGCAGTGAGCGGCTGTACGGCTGCGCCTTCGAACAGGCGATTAGCTCTGCGGCGCTGGCCGCAGCGCAACTTCAGGGCTTTGCGCCCGGCGTTCCGAACCAGCCACGCCCAGCGGCCCCGGCGACGCAATCGAGCGAGGCGCTAGGGCCGCGGCTCAACCGGCTGCGGCGTGAGGCGGGGCTAACGCTGGCCGAAGTCGCAACCGCGCTCGGGGTCAGCAAGCCGACTGTCTGGGCATGGGAGAAGGGCAAGGCCCGCCCCCTGCCCGAACGGCTGGAAGCGATTGCCGCCGCGCTCGGCGTCGCACCCGACATGCTCGCCCCCGGCCCGGGCAGCGATGGCGAGATCGGCGCCGTCATCGCCGAATGCCGCGAGCGGATTGCCACAGCCTGCGGAACCTCCCCCCAATCCGTCCGGATCATGATCGAACTATAA
- a CDS encoding aspartate kinase codes for MKFGGTSMAGTERIRRVANIVRAQAALKPDGTRDQVAVVVSAMAGETDRLVTFCREANPLYDPAEYDVVVASGEQVTSGLLALTLQALGCKARSWLGWQLPIKTIEAHAKARIDEIDAPALIAAMEAGEIAVIPGFQGVSEDGRITTLGRGGSDTSAVAVAAAIKADRCDIYTDVDGVYTTDPRIVAKAKKQKAVTYEEMLELASVGAKVLQTRSVGLAMKEKVRVQVLSSFIGDGAPPADDLPGTMIVSDEEMDELVEKGLMERQLVTGIAHDKNEAKVILTRVPDRPGAVANIFEPLAAASINVDMIIQNVGRDKGETDVTFTVPQSDLARAQALLEDRRDSIGFNRIITDSKIAKISVVGVGMKSHAGVASSMFRALSDRGINIQAISTSEIKISVMIDEDETELAVRVLHTAYGLDAVS; via the coding sequence ATGAAATTCGGCGGCACCTCGATGGCCGGGACGGAGCGTATCCGCCGGGTGGCGAACATCGTGCGCGCGCAGGCCGCCCTCAAGCCTGATGGAACCCGCGATCAGGTCGCCGTCGTCGTCAGCGCGATGGCGGGCGAGACCGACCGGCTCGTGACCTTCTGCCGCGAGGCCAATCCGCTCTACGATCCGGCGGAATATGACGTGGTGGTGGCCAGCGGCGAGCAGGTCACCAGCGGCTTGCTGGCGCTCACGCTGCAAGCGCTCGGCTGCAAGGCGCGCAGCTGGCTTGGCTGGCAGCTCCCGATCAAGACCATCGAAGCCCACGCCAAGGCCCGCATCGACGAAATCGACGCACCCGCGCTGATCGCCGCGATGGAAGCGGGCGAGATCGCCGTGATCCCCGGCTTTCAGGGCGTATCGGAGGATGGCCGCATCACCACGCTGGGCCGCGGGGGCTCCGACACCTCGGCTGTCGCCGTCGCCGCTGCGATCAAGGCCGACCGCTGCGACATCTACACCGACGTTGACGGCGTCTACACCACCGACCCGCGCATCGTCGCCAAGGCGAAGAAGCAGAAGGCGGTGACCTACGAAGAAATGCTCGAACTCGCCAGCGTCGGGGCCAAGGTGCTCCAGACCCGTTCTGTCGGCCTCGCCATGAAGGAAAAGGTGCGGGTGCAGGTGCTATCGAGCTTTATCGGCGACGGCGCCCCGCCCGCCGATGATCTGCCCGGGACGATGATCGTCTCGGACGAAGAAATGGACGAATTGGTGGAGAAGGGCCTGATGGAACGCCAGCTTGTGACCGGCATCGCGCATGACAAGAACGAGGCGAAGGTGATCCTCACCCGCGTGCCGGACCGTCCGGGCGCGGTGGCGAACATCTTCGAACCGCTGGCCGCAGCCTCGATCAATGTCGACATGATCATCCAGAACGTGGGCCGCGACAAAGGTGAGACCGACGTCACCTTCACTGTGCCGCAGTCCGACCTCGCCCGCGCGCAGGCGCTGCTGGAAGACCGGCGCGATTCCATCGGCTTCAACCGCATCATCACCGACAGCAAAATCGCCAAGATTTCTGTCGTTGGCGTGGGCATGAAGAGCCACGCGGGCGTGGCGTCTTCGATGTTCCGGGCCCTGTCGGATCGCGGGATCAACATCCAGGCGATCTCGACCTCCGAGATCAAGATCAGCGTGATGATTGACGAGGACGAGACCGAACTCGCCGTCCGCGTCCTGCACACGGCTTACGGGCTGGATGCGGTTAGCTGA
- a CDS encoding methyltransferase domain-containing protein produces the protein MGNANVSNVTIRPEEADFFAGLARDWWNPKGPMASLHQVNPVRMAFIRDAIDAHWPGARASARPLAGKAALDIGCGAGLVCEPLARLGAAVTGVDAAAENVAAASAHAEGMGFETPLPLGEGLGVGGLPSAVVEHPSPTPSHKGRGSLRYMAGEVAGLDIGTFDLVTSVEVIEHVADKPAFLRDVAARLAPDGLLVMSTPNRTAASRVLLVGAAEAVGYVPKGTHHWEDFITPEEFEALLADAGLTVTAKRGIAWRPGKGLHLSDDMSLNYILSARRA, from the coding sequence ATGGGAAACGCAAACGTATCGAATGTAACTATCCGCCCCGAGGAAGCCGATTTCTTCGCTGGCCTCGCGCGGGATTGGTGGAACCCCAAGGGGCCAATGGCGTCGCTCCATCAGGTGAACCCGGTGCGCATGGCGTTTATCCGCGACGCGATTGACGCGCATTGGCCGGGCGCGCGGGCTTCGGCGCGGCCGCTGGCGGGCAAGGCGGCGCTCGATATCGGCTGCGGGGCCGGGCTGGTGTGCGAGCCGCTGGCGCGGCTGGGCGCGGCGGTGACGGGCGTTGACGCAGCGGCGGAGAATGTCGCGGCGGCGAGCGCTCATGCGGAGGGGATGGGCTTTGAAACTCCCCTCCCCTTGGGGGAGGGGTTGGGGGTGGGGGGTCTGCCATCCGCGGTTGTCGAACACCCATCCCCAACCCCTTCCCACAAGGGAAGGGGCTCCTTGCGCTACATGGCGGGTGAGGTCGCGGGGCTGGATATCGGCACCTTCGACCTGGTCACCAGCGTCGAGGTGATCGAGCACGTGGCTGACAAGCCCGCGTTCCTGCGCGATGTCGCGGCGCGGCTGGCGCCTGACGGGCTGCTGGTGATGTCGACACCGAACCGGACGGCAGCGAGCCGGGTGCTGTTGGTCGGCGCGGCGGAGGCAGTCGGCTATGTCCCCAAAGGCACGCACCACTGGGAGGATTTCATCACCCCGGAGGAGTTTGAGGCGCTGCTGGCGGATGCGGGGCTGACCGTGACGGCCAAGCGCGGGATCGCATGGCGGCCGGGCAAGGGGTTGCACCTGTCGGATGATATGTCGCTGAATTATATTTTGAGTGCGCGGCGCGCTTAA
- a CDS encoding glycerophosphodiester phosphodiesterase family protein gives MIDPRLILAALLALGAPVAAQDMLIIAHRGASAERPEHTLAAYELAIDQGADYIEPDLVATKDLVLVSRHENELSGTTDVASREEFEDRRRDKTIDGQKVAGWFAEDFTLAELRTLRAKERIPSLRPANARFDGLYQVPTLAEIVKLVRAKEAATGRRIGLYPELKHPEFLLQNDGIDMVDLLLREFRTLGITPADPVFVQSFEIAPLQRLKQRGGGFKLVQLVAPIGGPADEPAMRYAEMVTPTGLAEVAKYADAVGAHIALVLTPEGAPTALVADARAAGLDVHAWTIRPENDFLPVMLRTGDEPKGRGCGDVKLAELLKAAGVAGVFSDGALKGRTCS, from the coding sequence ATGATTGATCCCCGCCTGATCCTTGCCGCGCTTCTGGCGCTCGGCGCTCCAGTGGCGGCGCAGGATATGCTGATCATCGCCCACCGCGGCGCGAGCGCCGAGCGGCCCGAGCACACCCTCGCCGCCTATGAACTCGCGATTGATCAGGGCGCGGATTACATTGAGCCCGATCTGGTCGCGACCAAGGATCTGGTGCTGGTCTCGCGCCACGAGAACGAGCTGTCGGGCACTACCGATGTGGCGAGCCGCGAGGAGTTCGAGGATCGCCGCCGCGACAAGACGATTGACGGGCAAAAGGTCGCCGGCTGGTTCGCCGAGGACTTCACCCTCGCCGAGTTGCGCACCCTGCGCGCGAAGGAGCGCATCCCCTCGCTCCGCCCCGCCAATGCGCGGTTTGACGGGCTGTATCAGGTGCCGACTTTGGCCGAGATCGTGAAGCTGGTGCGCGCCAAGGAAGCGGCGACGGGGCGGCGGATTGGGCTCTACCCCGAATTGAAGCACCCCGAATTCCTGTTGCAGAATGACGGGATCGACATGGTCGATCTGCTGCTGCGCGAATTCCGCACGCTGGGCATCACGCCCGCCGATCCCGTGTTCGTCCAGAGCTTCGAGATCGCCCCGCTCCAACGCCTGAAGCAGCGCGGCGGGGGGTTCAAGCTGGTGCAGTTGGTCGCCCCCATCGGCGGCCCGGCGGACGAACCCGCGATGCGCTATGCCGAGATGGTGACGCCGACGGGGTTGGCTGAAGTGGCGAAGTATGCCGACGCGGTGGGGGCGCATATCGCGCTGGTTCTGACGCCTGAGGGCGCGCCGACGGCGCTGGTGGCGGACGCCAGGGCGGCTGGGCTCGATGTCCACGCATGGACGATCCGGCCAGAGAATGACTTCCTGCCGGTGATGCTGCGGACGGGGGACGAGCCGAAGGGCCGGGGCTGCGGCGATGTGAAGCTGGCGGAGTTGCTCAAGGCGGCGGGGGTTGCGGGGGTGTTTAGTGATGGGGCGCTGAAGGGGCGCACTTGCTCCTAA
- a CDS encoding AAA family ATPase — translation MGQGSAQRRGDCGVMRRGFLLGKFIPPHAGHMALLRAARALVDELTVLVCWLPDDPIAGEVRLAWMQDLLPDCRVVGHGEVVPQAPEDSADFWPIWRRIVASAHPESIDYLFAGEGYGAELAAQVGALFVPLGGRVLGLVDDPLSGLSGSAVRADPAAHWAYLPEPVQAHYRRTICLHGAESTGKTTLAAALAAETGAMTVGEYGRSHCEVHKAPLTRDDLLLIGAAQQAMIAAAAEWAGPLLIADTDALMTAAWCEMLLGERPQELMQAPKADLYLLLEPDLPWIDDGTRFFADPADRHRFARIVAQVLDDAAVPFVRIAGQGPERLAAARAAIGALND, via the coding sequence ATGGGCCAAGGCAGCGCGCAGCGGCGAGGCGATTGCGGCGTGATGCGGCGCGGGTTTCTGCTGGGCAAGTTCATACCGCCTCATGCCGGGCACATGGCGCTGCTCCGCGCTGCGCGGGCGCTGGTGGACGAGCTGACGGTGCTGGTGTGCTGGCTGCCTGACGATCCGATTGCAGGCGAGGTGCGGCTGGCGTGGATGCAGGATCTGCTCCCTGATTGCCGGGTGGTGGGCCACGGCGAAGTGGTGCCGCAAGCCCCCGAAGACAGCGCCGATTTCTGGCCGATCTGGCGCAGGATTGTGGCGAGCGCGCATCCCGAAAGCATCGACTATCTCTTCGCGGGCGAGGGTTATGGCGCGGAACTGGCGGCGCAGGTGGGCGCGCTATTCGTGCCGCTGGGAGGCCGGGTGCTAGGGTTGGTGGATGACCCGCTCTCGGGCCTTTCGGGCAGTGCCGTGCGCGCCGATCCGGCGGCGCATTGGGCCTACCTGCCAGAGCCGGTGCAGGCCCATTACCGCCGCACCATCTGTCTTCACGGCGCGGAGAGCACCGGCAAGACCACGCTGGCCGCCGCGCTCGCCGCAGAGACCGGCGCGATGACCGTCGGCGAATATGGTCGCAGCCATTGTGAGGTGCACAAGGCGCCGCTCACCCGCGATGACCTGCTCCTGATCGGCGCTGCGCAGCAGGCGATGATCGCCGCCGCTGCCGAGTGGGCCGGACCGCTGCTGATCGCCGACACCGATGCGCTGATGACCGCCGCCTGGTGCGAAATGCTGCTGGGCGAGCGCCCGCAAGAATTGATGCAGGCACCCAAGGCCGATCTCTACCTGCTGCTCGAACCCGATCTGCCGTGGATCGACGATGGCACGCGCTTTTTCGCCGATCCGGCCGACCGTCACAGGTTTGCAAGGATCGTCGCCCAAGTGCTGGACGATGCCGCCGTGCCGTTCGTGCGGATTGCCGGGCAAGGGCCCGAACGGCTCGCCGCTGCGCGGGCCGCGATAGGAGCGTTGAATGATTGA
- the pnuC gene encoding nicotinamide riboside transporter PnuC, protein MNPLEMIAVALGLANVGLLVRRSIWNYPFGMAMVALYFVIFRDARLYGEAALQVFFFVVQGWGWWLWARAGGMAALVEVRWMDGRSRAAALVLVAGSSVGIGWAMARFTDAALPYADATIAGASVVAQVLLAMRRVENWALWIAINVLSIGVYLNRELYLTAGLYVAFLVLATAGLIAWAKAARSGEAIAA, encoded by the coding sequence ATGAACCCGCTGGAGATGATCGCCGTCGCGCTCGGGCTGGCCAATGTCGGCCTGCTCGTGCGGCGTTCGATCTGGAACTACCCGTTCGGCATGGCGATGGTCGCGCTCTATTTCGTGATCTTCCGCGATGCGCGCCTGTATGGCGAGGCGGCGTTGCAGGTGTTCTTCTTCGTCGTTCAGGGCTGGGGCTGGTGGCTGTGGGCCCGCGCCGGAGGGATGGCGGCGCTGGTCGAGGTCCGCTGGATGGATGGGCGGTCGCGGGCCGCCGCGCTGGTGCTGGTCGCGGGATCGAGCGTCGGGATCGGCTGGGCGATGGCGCGCTTCACCGATGCCGCCCTGCCCTATGCCGATGCGACCATCGCCGGGGCGAGCGTGGTGGCGCAGGTGCTGCTCGCGATGCGCCGGGTCGAGAATTGGGCGCTGTGGATCGCCATCAATGTGCTTTCTATTGGGGTCTATCTCAACCGTGAACTCTATCTCACCGCTGGGCTTTATGTGGCGTTTCTGGTGCTGGCGACGGCAGGCCTGATCGCATGGGCCAAGGCAGCGCGCAGCGGCGAGGCGATTGCGGCGTGA